Proteins from a single region of Equus asinus isolate D_3611 breed Donkey chromosome 17, EquAss-T2T_v2, whole genome shotgun sequence:
- the LOC106844387 gene encoding B-lymphocyte antigen CD20 isoform X1 translates to MTTPRNSMSGAFPAETRKGPTATHPIQKGMSRRMPSVVGPTQSFFMRESKALGAVQIMNGLFHIALGGLLMIHKNVYAPISVTLWYPLWGGIMYIISGSLLAAAEKSPRKSLVKGKMIMNSLSLFGAISGIIFLIMDIFNITISHFFKWEGLKDTKPSEPYVNIHNCELANPAERNTLSIQYCKSIRSVFLSIFAVMLIFAFFQKLVAAGTVENEWKKLCSRPKANVVLLSAEEKKEQTIEIKEEVVELTEVSSQPKNEEDIEIIPVQEEEEEEEEKEEEEAAAAAETNFPEPPQEEESSPIENDSIP, encoded by the exons ATGACAACACCCAGAAATTCAATGAGTGGGGCTTTCCCAGCAGAGACTAGGAAAGGCCCTACTGCCACACATCCTATTCAAAAAGGAATGTCCAGGAGGATGCCTTCAGTGGTGGGCCCCACACAAAGCTTCTTCATGAGGGAATCTAAGGCCTTGGGG GCTGTCCAGATTATGAATGGGCTCTTCCACATTGCCCTAGGTGGCCTCCTGATGATCCACAAGAACGTCTATGCACCCATCTCTGTAACTTTGTGgtaccctctctggggaggcatTATG TATATCATTTCTGGATCACTCCTGGCAGCAGCGGAGAAAAGCCCCAGGAAGAGCTTG GTCAAAGGGAAAATGATAATGAACTCATTGAGTCTCTTTGGTGCCAtttctggaataatttttttgATCATGGACATATTTAATATTAcaatttcccatttttttaaatgggaaggtCTGAAAGATACTAAACCTTCTGAGCCATATGTTAACATACACAACTGTGAATTGGCAAACCCTGCTGAGAGAAACACTCTGTCTATTCAATATTGTAAGAGCATACGGTCTGTGTTCTTG AGCATTTTTGCAGTGATGCTGATCTTTGCCTTCTTCCAGAAACTTGTGGCAGCTGGCACTGTTGAGAACGAATGGAAAAAACTGTGCTCCAGGCCCAAAGCT AATGTAGTTCTCTTGTCagctgaagaaaaaaaggaacagacaattgaaataaaagaagaagtgGTTGAGCTGACTGAAGTATCATCCCAACCAAAGAATGAAGAAGACATCGAAATTATTCCAgtccaagaagaagaagaagaagaagaagaaaaagaagaagaagaagcagcagcagcagcagaaacaaaCTTTCCAGAACCTCCTCAAGAGGAGGAATCCTCACCAATAGAAAATGATAGCATCCCTTAA
- the LOC106844387 gene encoding B-lymphocyte antigen CD20 isoform X2, whose product MTTPRNSMSGAFPAETRKGPTATHPIQKGMSRRMPSVVGPTQSFFMRESKALGAVQIMNGLFHIALGGLLMIHKNVYAPISVTLWYPLWGGIMYIISGSLLAAAEKSPRKSLVKGKMIMNSLSLFGAISGIIFLIMDIFNITISHFFKWEGLKDTKPSEPYVNIHNCELANPAERNTLSIQYCKSIRSVFLKLVAAGTVENEWKKLCSRPKANVVLLSAEEKKEQTIEIKEEVVELTEVSSQPKNEEDIEIIPVQEEEEEEEEKEEEEAAAAAETNFPEPPQEEESSPIENDSIP is encoded by the exons ATGACAACACCCAGAAATTCAATGAGTGGGGCTTTCCCAGCAGAGACTAGGAAAGGCCCTACTGCCACACATCCTATTCAAAAAGGAATGTCCAGGAGGATGCCTTCAGTGGTGGGCCCCACACAAAGCTTCTTCATGAGGGAATCTAAGGCCTTGGGG GCTGTCCAGATTATGAATGGGCTCTTCCACATTGCCCTAGGTGGCCTCCTGATGATCCACAAGAACGTCTATGCACCCATCTCTGTAACTTTGTGgtaccctctctggggaggcatTATG TATATCATTTCTGGATCACTCCTGGCAGCAGCGGAGAAAAGCCCCAGGAAGAGCTTG GTCAAAGGGAAAATGATAATGAACTCATTGAGTCTCTTTGGTGCCAtttctggaataatttttttgATCATGGACATATTTAATATTAcaatttcccatttttttaaatgggaaggtCTGAAAGATACTAAACCTTCTGAGCCATATGTTAACATACACAACTGTGAATTGGCAAACCCTGCTGAGAGAAACACTCTGTCTATTCAATATTGTAAGAGCATACGGTCTGTGTTCTTG AAACTTGTGGCAGCTGGCACTGTTGAGAACGAATGGAAAAAACTGTGCTCCAGGCCCAAAGCT AATGTAGTTCTCTTGTCagctgaagaaaaaaaggaacagacaattgaaataaaagaagaagtgGTTGAGCTGACTGAAGTATCATCCCAACCAAAGAATGAAGAAGACATCGAAATTATTCCAgtccaagaagaagaagaagaagaagaagaaaaagaagaagaagaagcagcagcagcagcagaaacaaaCTTTCCAGAACCTCCTCAAGAGGAGGAATCCTCACCAATAGAAAATGATAGCATCCCTTAA